One Chitinophaga sp. H8 DNA window includes the following coding sequences:
- the trpA gene encoding tryptophan synthase subunit alpha encodes MQNRIDQLFANKKQGVLNIYCTAGFPELNDTVRIMTALQESGADLIELGMPFSDPLADGPVIQDSSTKALKNGMSIHTLFAQLEGFRKTIQVPVVLMGYFNPVLQFGVEAFCERCAAVGVDGIIVPDLPMWEYEAEYKAIFEKYNVHLIFLVTPETSDARMQKIDALSKGFVYAVSSSSTTGKDKNMNDQQAYFRRLQDLKLKNPVLIGFGIKDKATFDNACQYSNGAIIGTAFIKALEQGPDLEAAVKGFVKSIIGQPVPTV; translated from the coding sequence ATGCAAAATCGTATAGATCAGTTATTCGCTAACAAAAAACAGGGCGTTTTAAATATATATTGTACAGCAGGATTTCCTGAACTGAATGATACCGTGCGGATAATGACTGCATTACAGGAATCCGGTGCCGACCTGATAGAGCTGGGAATGCCATTTTCCGATCCACTGGCGGATGGCCCGGTTATCCAGGACAGCAGCACAAAAGCCCTGAAAAATGGGATGAGTATTCATACCTTGTTTGCACAACTGGAAGGGTTCCGGAAAACAATCCAGGTACCTGTTGTTTTAATGGGATATTTCAATCCGGTATTACAGTTTGGGGTGGAGGCATTTTGCGAAAGATGCGCAGCGGTAGGAGTAGATGGGATCATCGTACCGGATTTACCTATGTGGGAATATGAAGCGGAGTATAAAGCTATATTTGAAAAATATAATGTACACCTCATTTTTCTGGTAACGCCTGAAACCAGTGATGCCCGTATGCAGAAAATAGATGCATTAAGTAAAGGCTTTGTGTATGCGGTATCTTCTTCTTCTACAACCGGGAAAGATAAGAACATGAACGACCAGCAGGCGTATTTCCGGCGTTTGCAGGACTTAAAGCTGAAGAATCCTGTACTCATTGGTTTTGGTATTAAGGATAAAGCTACTTTTGACAATGCCTGTCAATATAGTAATGGTGCTATTATTGGTACCGCTTTTATCAAGGCACTGGAACAGGGACCTGACCTGGAAGCGGCGGTAAAAGGATTTGTGAAAAGTATTATTGGCCAGCCGGTACCCACCGTATAA
- the hisH gene encoding imidazole glycerol phosphate synthase subunit HisH encodes MKTVIIKYNAGNIRSVLFALERIGVQGIVTDDAAEIKAADKVIFPGVGEASTAMKYLKERKLDELIVNLQQPVLGICLGMQLLCKHSEENNTDCLGVFDVAVKRFESPVENALKIPQIGWNNITGLHSVVFEHVPENSYMYFVHSYYAALGTDTVATTNYVINYSAALQKDNFYAVQFHPEKSAEAGQRIIENFLKL; translated from the coding sequence ATGAAAACGGTCATCATAAAATACAACGCAGGCAACATCCGTTCTGTATTGTTTGCATTGGAGCGGATAGGTGTACAGGGAATTGTTACAGACGATGCTGCTGAGATAAAGGCAGCAGATAAAGTGATCTTTCCCGGGGTGGGGGAGGCCAGTACCGCCATGAAATACCTGAAGGAAAGAAAGTTGGATGAATTGATTGTAAACCTGCAGCAGCCCGTGCTGGGTATTTGTCTGGGGATGCAATTGTTATGCAAACATTCTGAAGAGAATAATACAGATTGTCTGGGCGTTTTTGATGTGGCGGTAAAACGTTTTGAATCGCCTGTAGAAAATGCTTTGAAGATACCTCAGATTGGCTGGAATAATATCACGGGCTTACATAGTGTTGTATTTGAGCATGTACCGGAAAACAGCTACATGTACTTTGTGCATAGCTATTATGCCGCATTAGGTACGGATACGGTAGCTACTACCAATTATGTCATCAATTACAGTGCAGCATTGCAAAAGGATAATTTTTATGCAGTGCAGTTTCACCCGGAAAAGTCAGCAGAAGCCGGGCAGCGTATTATTGAAAACTTTTTGAAACTATAA
- the hisA gene encoding 1-(5-phosphoribosyl)-5-[(5-phosphoribosylamino)methylideneamino]imidazole-4-carboxamide isomerase encodes MQAGVAIRRINVEDTLPLRRDVLYPQLTLDGVRVAHDEDGLHFGLYEQDHLVTVVSLFPGNGSAQFRKLATTSACQGKGYGSSMLAHLVQFCRKERIGILWCNARDTAESFYIKLGFRKTGDYFQKDGIIFCRMELQVKENMAAKTFEIIPAIDIIGGKCVRLTQGDYEQKKVYNEHPLEVAKAFEAIGVKRLHLVDLDGAKKGAVVNWNVLENIAGKTGMTVDFGGGIKTGKDLEIVFECGAALATIGSIAVKDPALFFSWVKQYGPDKIFLGADVKEEKIAVGGWLETTGLSVFDFLEANIEQGVRNIFCTDIAKDGLLQGPSIPLYKKILERFADIHFIASGGVSNIEDVVALHEAGCSGVIIGKAIYEGHLALEELKPYL; translated from the coding sequence ATGCAGGCAGGAGTGGCAATAAGAAGGATTAATGTAGAAGATACCCTGCCCTTGCGCAGGGATGTTTTGTATCCGCAATTAACACTGGATGGCGTACGTGTAGCACATGATGAGGATGGCCTGCATTTCGGATTGTATGAGCAGGACCATTTGGTGACAGTAGTATCCCTGTTTCCCGGTAATGGCAGCGCCCAGTTCCGGAAGCTGGCTACTACATCTGCTTGTCAGGGAAAAGGATATGGCAGTAGTATGCTGGCGCACCTGGTACAATTTTGCCGGAAGGAGCGTATTGGTATTTTATGGTGCAATGCCCGCGATACTGCGGAAAGTTTTTATATCAAACTGGGCTTTCGGAAAACAGGCGACTATTTTCAGAAAGACGGTATTATTTTTTGTAGAATGGAATTACAGGTAAAAGAGAATATGGCCGCCAAAACTTTTGAAATCATCCCCGCGATAGATATTATCGGTGGTAAATGTGTGCGGCTTACACAGGGCGATTATGAGCAAAAGAAAGTATATAACGAACATCCGCTGGAAGTAGCCAAAGCGTTTGAAGCGATAGGGGTGAAGCGTTTGCATCTGGTAGACCTGGATGGCGCTAAAAAGGGGGCCGTAGTTAACTGGAACGTGCTGGAAAATATTGCCGGCAAAACCGGTATGACGGTAGATTTCGGAGGCGGCATTAAAACAGGAAAAGACCTGGAGATTGTATTTGAATGTGGTGCCGCATTAGCTACCATAGGTAGCATTGCAGTAAAAGATCCTGCGCTGTTCTTTAGCTGGGTAAAACAATATGGCCCGGATAAAATATTCCTGGGCGCAGATGTAAAAGAGGAGAAAATTGCGGTAGGAGGATGGCTCGAAACTACCGGACTGTCTGTATTTGATTTCCTGGAAGCAAATATTGAACAGGGAGTACGTAACATTTTCTGTACAGATATTGCCAAGGATGGGTTATTGCAGGGACCATCCATCCCATTATATAAAAAGATCCTGGAACGCTTTGCGGATATTCATTTTATTGCCAGCGGCGGGGTGAGTAATATTGAGGATGTGGTAGCTTTGCACGAAGCAGGTTGCAGTGGGGTGATCATTGGTAAAGCTATTTATGAAGGACACCTTGCTTTGGAAGAATTAAAGCCTTATTTGTAA
- the hisF gene encoding imidazole glycerol phosphate synthase subunit HisF translates to MLTKRIIPCLDIKDGRTVKGVNFENIRDAGDPIELGALYAQQGADELVFLDITATNERRKTLSDLVSRIARHVNIPFTVGGGIASVEDVNILLQSGADKISVNTSAFKRPELLDELSREFGSQCVVLAIDTRFENDDWYVYLNGGRVKTAIKAYDWAKEAVNRGAGEILLTSMNNDGTKKGFALDITALLSQNLNVPVIASGGAGTMEHFVEVFDKAQADAALAASIFHYKEIEIPALKTYLYHKGVNIRF, encoded by the coding sequence ATGCTCACAAAACGCATTATACCCTGTTTGGATATTAAGGATGGCAGAACTGTAAAAGGGGTGAATTTTGAGAATATCCGTGATGCCGGGGATCCTATAGAACTGGGTGCTTTATATGCACAGCAGGGCGCGGATGAACTGGTATTTCTGGATATTACCGCTACCAATGAACGGAGAAAAACCCTGTCGGACCTGGTGAGCCGTATTGCCCGTCATGTGAATATTCCATTTACAGTAGGCGGCGGTATTGCCTCAGTAGAGGATGTCAATATTTTATTGCAATCGGGGGCAGATAAGATTTCTGTAAATACTTCCGCCTTTAAGCGTCCGGAATTACTGGACGAGTTATCCCGCGAATTTGGCAGTCAGTGTGTGGTATTGGCCATCGATACCCGTTTTGAGAATGATGATTGGTATGTATACCTGAATGGAGGAAGAGTGAAAACAGCAATTAAGGCATACGACTGGGCTAAAGAAGCCGTGAACCGTGGAGCAGGAGAAATTTTGCTTACTTCTATGAATAATGATGGTACTAAAAAAGGATTTGCCCTGGATATCACCGCTTTATTGTCACAAAATCTGAATGTGCCGGTAATTGCATCCGGTGGTGCAGGTACAATGGAGCATTTTGTGGAAGTATTCGACAAAGCGCAGGCAGATGCGGCACTGGCAGCAAGCATTTTCCATTACAAGGAAATTGAAATACCGGCACTCAAAACCTATCTTTATCATAAAGGAGTAAATATCCGGTTTTAA
- the hisIE gene encoding bifunctional phosphoribosyl-AMP cyclohydrolase/phosphoribosyl-ATP diphosphatase HisIE, which translates to MQIDFEKSADGLVPAVIQDAATLKVLMLGYMNREALDKTIAEKKVTFFSRSKNRLWTKGEESGNFLLVQDIKVDCDKDTLLIRANPVGPVCHTGADTCWDEKNVSNDFLAKLESIIAERKNNPSEKSYTSQLFAKGINKVAQKVGEEAVEVVIEAKDNNESLFLNESADLLFHYLILLQAKGYQLADVIKVLEGRHK; encoded by the coding sequence ATGCAGATAGATTTTGAAAAATCGGCGGATGGACTGGTGCCGGCAGTAATACAGGATGCAGCTACCCTTAAAGTATTGATGCTGGGTTATATGAACCGGGAAGCCCTGGATAAGACCATCGCAGAGAAGAAAGTGACCTTCTTTAGCCGGTCTAAAAACCGTTTATGGACCAAAGGGGAGGAGAGCGGAAATTTCCTGCTGGTACAGGATATTAAGGTGGATTGTGATAAAGATACCCTGCTGATCAGGGCTAATCCGGTGGGTCCGGTTTGTCATACCGGTGCGGATACTTGCTGGGATGAGAAAAATGTAAGCAATGATTTTCTGGCCAAACTGGAAAGTATTATTGCCGAACGCAAAAATAATCCTTCTGAAAAATCCTATACCTCCCAGCTGTTTGCCAAAGGCATTAATAAAGTAGCACAAAAAGTGGGAGAAGAAGCGGTGGAAGTAGTCATTGAAGCAAAAGACAACAATGAATCCTTGTTTTTGAATGAATCTGCGGATTTATTATTCCACTATCTTATCCTGTTGCAGGCCAAAGGTTATCAGCTGGCGGATGTAATCAAGGTGCTGGAAGGCAGACATAAATAA
- a CDS encoding TlpA disulfide reductase family protein, translating to MKYLFLWMISICLSANLWAQQVSGTIKGASGKTLYLFDDEDNLPDDSVVIKNDQFSFTLKNDKSPAVYALILQDVNYPMLFVSGKEPITFTTAVASFPMAEAVKGNEDTKAMQAYQKAFDPLIKQAIALNAEAAGIQGDDEAAKGAFRKKADTFSDAVVKTGKDFIKQHPGNIASLWLLINELRTRVDPAEFEQLLGSMDKSMQQGKYGKMAGEYLKSTRANALGIAAGDFVQEDVNGKLVKLSSFRGKYVLVDFWASWCGPCRQENPNVVQAYNKFKDKNFTILGVSLDEDKSRWLRAIDQDKLSWTHVSDLRGWGNEVAQQYGVQSIPANFLVDPKGNIVARNLRGKALEEKLAQLLK from the coding sequence ATGAAGTATTTATTTTTATGGATGATAAGTATATGCTTATCAGCAAACTTATGGGCACAACAGGTATCTGGCACTATTAAAGGCGCTAGTGGCAAAACGCTTTATTTGTTTGATGATGAAGACAACCTGCCTGATGATTCTGTCGTAATTAAGAACGATCAGTTCAGTTTTACGTTGAAAAATGACAAATCTCCGGCTGTATATGCTCTCATCCTGCAGGATGTGAACTATCCCATGTTGTTTGTATCCGGTAAGGAACCTATCACTTTTACTACTGCAGTAGCCTCTTTCCCTATGGCAGAGGCAGTGAAGGGTAACGAAGACACTAAGGCAATGCAGGCTTATCAGAAGGCATTTGATCCTTTGATAAAACAAGCTATTGCCCTGAATGCAGAGGCTGCTGGCATACAGGGAGATGATGAGGCTGCGAAGGGGGCTTTCCGTAAAAAGGCAGATACCTTCAGTGATGCGGTAGTGAAAACGGGAAAAGATTTTATCAAACAACATCCGGGTAATATTGCCAGCCTCTGGCTGTTGATCAATGAACTACGGACAAGGGTAGATCCGGCAGAGTTTGAGCAGCTGCTGGGATCAATGGATAAGTCCATGCAACAGGGCAAGTATGGCAAAATGGCCGGTGAATACCTGAAAAGTACAAGAGCGAACGCCCTGGGCATTGCTGCCGGCGATTTTGTACAGGAAGATGTAAATGGAAAACTGGTAAAATTGTCTTCTTTCCGGGGTAAATATGTGCTGGTAGATTTCTGGGCCAGCTGGTGCGGTCCCTGCCGTCAGGAAAACCCCAATGTAGTACAGGCTTATAACAAATTCAAGGATAAGAACTTTACCATCCTGGGGGTATCCCTGGATGAGGATAAATCCCGGTGGCTGCGGGCTATTGACCAGGATAAGCTCTCCTGGACACATGTATCTGATCTGCGGGGATGGGGAAATGAGGTAGCACAACAGTATGGGGTACAGTCTATTCCAGCCAATTTTCTGGTAGATCCCAAGGGAAATATTGTGGCCCGTAATCTCAGGGGCAAGGCGCTGGAGGAAAAACTGGCGCAGTTGTTGAAATAG
- a CDS encoding redoxin domain-containing protein, with translation MKRSILAAALLVPAVLFAQDKKAGKPFTIQGTVTHEQKPAKVFLRMRKGGENVIDSAFVKDGKFTFSGTLEEPTLASLMMVEQEAAKTVSMKRDMLAVYLDKGTISITTQDSISKATVKGSPANDAYLALNTQLKEVNEKASALQKEYRELYQAKDEEGMKKLEAKFDELDNEQKAIMKDYLKKAPGTPIGMYVINQVAGYDIVPSEIEPTFKKLSKEARNSPSGKEFAKRLQSAKKTAVGQPALAFSQATPEGKMVGLDAFRGKYLLVDFWASWCGPCRQENPNVVKAYEKFKDRGFDILGVSLDDNKDKWLKAVEADKLAWTHVSDLKGWKNAAADLYGVRAIPQNVLIDPKGKIIAKNLRGEKLEEKLEELMK, from the coding sequence ATGAAGAGATCAATCCTGGCTGCGGCACTTTTAGTTCCCGCAGTCCTGTTTGCACAGGATAAAAAGGCAGGTAAGCCTTTTACCATACAAGGTACCGTGACACATGAACAAAAGCCAGCTAAAGTTTTTTTAAGAATGCGCAAGGGTGGAGAGAATGTGATAGACAGCGCGTTTGTTAAAGATGGTAAATTCACTTTTTCCGGTACCCTCGAGGAGCCAACCCTGGCCAGCCTGATGATGGTAGAGCAGGAAGCTGCCAAGACCGTATCCATGAAAAGGGATATGCTGGCGGTTTACCTGGATAAAGGTACTATCAGTATTACTACACAGGATTCTATCAGCAAAGCTACTGTAAAAGGTTCTCCGGCCAATGATGCTTACCTGGCATTAAATACCCAGCTGAAAGAGGTGAATGAAAAAGCAAGTGCTTTACAGAAAGAATACCGTGAGCTGTATCAGGCAAAAGATGAAGAGGGCATGAAGAAGCTGGAAGCTAAGTTTGATGAGCTGGACAATGAGCAGAAAGCAATCATGAAGGATTATCTGAAAAAGGCGCCTGGAACACCTATCGGGATGTATGTTATCAATCAGGTGGCCGGTTATGATATCGTTCCTTCCGAAATAGAGCCAACTTTCAAGAAATTGAGCAAAGAAGCCAGAAATTCTCCTTCTGGTAAAGAATTTGCCAAAAGACTGCAATCTGCAAAGAAAACTGCAGTAGGACAACCGGCACTTGCATTTTCGCAAGCTACCCCAGAGGGTAAAATGGTGGGCCTGGATGCTTTCCGTGGTAAATACCTGCTGGTAGATTTCTGGGCCAGCTGGTGCGGTCCCTGCCGTCAGGAAAACCCTAACGTGGTAAAGGCTTACGAGAAGTTTAAAGACAGAGGTTTTGATATCCTGGGTGTTTCCCTGGATGATAATAAAGACAAGTGGCTGAAAGCAGTAGAAGCTGATAAGCTTGCCTGGACACATGTTTCTGACCTGAAAGGCTGGAAAAATGCAGCGGCCGACCTTTACGGTGTACGTGCTATCCCCCAGAATGTGCTGATCGATCCAAAGGGAAAGATCATTGCTAAAAACCTGCGTGGAGAAAAGCTGGAAGAAAAGTTGGAAGAATTAATGAAATAA
- a CDS encoding BlaI/MecI/CopY family transcriptional regulator yields the protein MEKLTQQEEAAMLAIWKAGKGLVKDFLEAHAAPVPPYTTLASTIKNLEKKGYVESRKIGNVYEYTPVIVEEEYKKRFMHGFVKDYFENSYKELVTFFAKEKNISPEELKEIIRMIEKG from the coding sequence ATGGAAAAGTTAACGCAACAGGAAGAAGCGGCAATGCTGGCCATCTGGAAAGCAGGAAAAGGGCTGGTAAAAGATTTCCTGGAAGCACATGCTGCTCCGGTACCGCCTTATACCACCCTTGCCTCTACTATTAAGAACCTGGAGAAAAAGGGATACGTAGAAAGCCGGAAAATTGGTAATGTTTATGAGTATACACCGGTCATTGTGGAAGAAGAGTATAAAAAGCGGTTTATGCATGGATTCGTAAAAGATTATTTCGAAAACTCTTATAAAGAGCTGGTTACTTTTTTTGCTAAAGAGAAAAATATCAGCCCGGAAGAGCTAAAGGAAATCATCCGCATGATCGAAAAGGGATAG
- a CDS encoding M56 family metallopeptidase, producing the protein MVPAILIYLLKANIALALFYIAYRLVLRRLTFYTLNRFFLLGGIIFSSLFPLIDITTFVEKHEQLSGTVETYVPDFEALKAQVGTTFTIWHLLIYIFWTGVLMMAFRLGMQLLSLLKIHRKTETRVIADQTVKVMSKPVNPFSFFRFIYINPSLHSPEDLRAILRHEQVHVRQWHTADVLLAELNNIFYWFNPGAWLMKLAIRENLEFITDRYMLQQGVDKKMYQYSLIKVSGIPYATAIANNFNFSHLKNRIMMMNKKHSSRYHLLRYVVSGMIVGGIVLSLNYSKAGVAFGNIPAVGADTIPGVIMPPSPPPPPPPAPAPAPPPPAPPAPKAPSAMGIGMKLKKGTPRPMIIIDGKEQPYEMMEKMNPDEIQSVSVFKDTDEMRKQYKDAKNGVVIIVTKKAAAQIEAQKTKPTITLRRNNVLGQDNSLDSVLFIIDGVKASKTEIDRMDHSTIESMNVLKGESATSLYGSGGKHGVILVTTKVNKNKDTTHTMTPVDVVP; encoded by the coding sequence ATGGTTCCTGCTATTCTCATATATCTGCTAAAGGCGAATATAGCACTTGCATTGTTCTATATCGCTTATCGCCTGGTATTGCGTCGGCTTACCTTTTATACCTTAAACAGGTTCTTCTTACTGGGAGGGATTATATTTTCTTCCCTGTTCCCCTTAATAGATATCACCACATTTGTGGAAAAACATGAACAGCTTTCAGGTACGGTGGAGACTTATGTGCCCGACTTTGAAGCCTTGAAAGCGCAGGTAGGCACCACTTTTACCATATGGCATCTGCTCATCTACATTTTCTGGACAGGAGTATTGATGATGGCTTTCCGGTTGGGGATGCAGTTGCTATCATTGCTGAAGATACACCGCAAAACAGAAACCCGTGTGATTGCTGATCAAACGGTAAAGGTGATGAGTAAGCCGGTAAACCCTTTTTCCTTTTTCAGATTCATCTATATTAACCCCTCTCTGCATAGTCCGGAAGACTTACGGGCAATTCTGCGTCATGAGCAGGTGCATGTCAGGCAGTGGCATACCGCGGATGTATTGCTGGCGGAGCTGAACAATATTTTCTATTGGTTTAATCCCGGAGCATGGCTGATGAAGCTGGCTATCCGCGAAAACCTGGAGTTTATCACAGACCGCTACATGCTGCAACAGGGCGTAGACAAAAAAATGTATCAGTACAGTTTAATAAAAGTAAGTGGGATCCCATATGCGACGGCCATCGCAAACAACTTCAATTTCTCTCACTTAAAAAACAGGATCATGATGATGAACAAAAAACACTCTTCCAGATATCACCTGCTGCGCTATGTAGTATCGGGGATGATAGTGGGAGGAATTGTGTTATCACTCAATTACAGCAAGGCTGGTGTGGCCTTCGGGAATATCCCGGCAGTAGGCGCGGATACCATTCCGGGTGTGATCATGCCGCCGTCCCCACCTCCACCTCCACCACCTGCTCCGGCTCCAGCTCCACCACCACCAGCTCCACCAGCACCGAAGGCGCCATCTGCAATGGGTATTGGTATGAAGTTAAAAAAAGGAACACCGCGCCCGATGATTATCATCGATGGCAAAGAGCAGCCTTATGAGATGATGGAAAAGATGAATCCGGATGAAATTCAAAGTGTGTCTGTATTCAAGGATACCGATGAAATGAGGAAACAGTATAAGGATGCTAAAAATGGTGTGGTGATAATTGTTACAAAAAAAGCCGCTGCACAAATTGAAGCACAAAAAACTAAACCCACCATCACACTTCGCAGGAATAATGTCCTGGGGCAGGATAATTCCCTGGACAGTGTCTTATTCATTATCGATGGCGTTAAAGCCAGTAAAACTGAGATAGACAGAATGGACCATTCAACAATTGAGTCAATGAATGTATTGAAAGGAGAAAGTGCTACTTCCCTATATGGCTCAGGAGGGAAACACGGGGTCATCCTGGTCACTACCAAAGTCAATAAAAACAAAGACACTACACATACCATGACGCCGGTAGATGTAGTGCCCTAA
- a CDS encoding formylglycine-generating enzyme family protein: MIGFKQIINICVWSSFAALYACQGTGTKSQPPATDSIPADTGNKMVLIPGGSFQMGGDDSTGQPDEYPKHLVQVDTFWMDEHEVTNAEFAAFVAATKYITTAERPISKEELMQQLPAGSPEPDSSMLQPGSLVFTPPDHAVDLQDVSQWWAFVPGASWQHPEGPGSNITGREQYPVIHISWHDAQAYASWAGKRLPTEAEWEYAARGGLSNQLYPWGDEPLTTGKAKANTWNGNFPWRNTKTDGFYDTAPVKSYAPNGYQLYDMSGNVWEWCADWYDANYYQEGNKQTKNPAGPAHGFDPADPGTPKHVIRGGSFMCSDEYCRGYRVSARMKTTPESGLSNLGFRCVKDK, encoded by the coding sequence ATGATAGGATTTAAACAAATTATTAATATATGTGTATGGAGCAGTTTTGCTGCTTTATATGCCTGCCAGGGTACCGGCACCAAGAGCCAGCCACCTGCCACCGACAGTATTCCGGCAGACACCGGTAATAAGATGGTACTCATTCCCGGAGGAAGTTTTCAGATGGGCGGAGATGATAGTACCGGACAGCCAGATGAGTACCCTAAACACCTGGTACAGGTGGATACCTTCTGGATGGATGAACATGAAGTTACCAATGCTGAATTTGCAGCTTTCGTGGCAGCTACAAAATATATTACTACTGCCGAAAGACCCATTTCCAAAGAGGAGCTGATGCAACAATTGCCTGCCGGCTCACCGGAGCCAGACAGCAGTATGCTCCAGCCCGGTTCCCTGGTATTCACACCTCCCGATCATGCGGTAGATTTACAGGATGTATCCCAGTGGTGGGCTTTTGTACCCGGCGCCAGCTGGCAGCATCCGGAAGGACCGGGTAGTAATATCACTGGTAGGGAGCAATACCCGGTTATTCACATTTCCTGGCATGATGCACAGGCTTATGCCAGTTGGGCGGGCAAACGGCTGCCTACCGAAGCAGAATGGGAATATGCTGCACGTGGAGGCCTTTCCAACCAGCTGTATCCCTGGGGTGATGAACCATTAACCACCGGTAAAGCAAAAGCCAATACCTGGAATGGTAATTTTCCCTGGCGTAATACTAAAACAGATGGCTTTTATGATACGGCTCCTGTAAAATCCTATGCACCCAATGGCTATCAGCTCTATGATATGTCGGGTAATGTATGGGAATGGTGTGCCGACTGGTACGATGCCAATTATTACCAGGAAGGCAATAAACAAACTAAAAACCCTGCAGGACCTGCCCATGGCTTTGACCCCGCTGATCCGGGCACGCCCAAACATGTTATCCGGGGAGGTTCTTTTATGTGCAGTGATGAATATTGCCGGGGATATAGGGTATCTGCCCGTATGAAAACAACACCGGAATCAGGTTTGTCTAACCTGGGATTCCGGTGCGTAAAAGATAAATAG
- a CDS encoding GH1 family beta-glucosidase — MAYTPPFTREDFGDDFLWGITISAFQNEGAAEHDGKGASIWDVFTSRKGKIKDKSHARVACDFYNRYTQDILLAKLMGFTVFRFSISWARIMPTGTGAVNPAGLAYYHRIIDACLELGLEPFITLYHWDLPQSLEAKGGWCHRGTVFAFAEYVSVCAREYGNKVKNWIVLNEPFGFTALGYMLGVHAPGKFGLSYFLPAVHHVVLAQAEGGRVIREEVSGANVGTTFSCSQIIPYTRNEQDMRAARRADALFNRMFIEPSLGMGYPVDDFPLLKRIERRYALWRDWDKLPFNFDFIGVQNYFPLVVRHNAFMPVLKVTEVKAKYRNVPMTSLGWEISGEGMYHIIRQFAAYPGVKKLIVTESGAAFNDMLENGQINDTDRISYFQEYIGAVLKAKKEGVPVDGYFAWTLTDNFEWAEGYRARFGLVHVNFETQQRIIKASGYWFRKLLNGI; from the coding sequence ATGGCATATACACCACCCTTTACCCGGGAGGATTTCGGGGACGATTTTTTATGGGGGATCACTATCTCTGCCTTTCAGAATGAAGGGGCTGCTGAGCACGATGGCAAAGGCGCCTCTATCTGGGATGTTTTTACCAGCCGTAAAGGAAAAATAAAAGATAAAAGTCATGCCCGGGTGGCCTGCGACTTTTACAACCGCTATACACAGGATATCCTGCTGGCGAAGCTAATGGGCTTTACCGTATTTCGCTTTTCTATTTCATGGGCGAGGATTATGCCCACAGGTACAGGAGCGGTTAATCCTGCCGGCCTGGCCTATTACCACCGGATCATTGACGCCTGTCTTGAACTGGGGCTTGAACCCTTTATCACCCTATATCATTGGGATCTGCCACAATCGCTGGAGGCAAAAGGCGGATGGTGTCACCGGGGAACCGTCTTTGCTTTTGCTGAATATGTAAGTGTCTGTGCCCGGGAATATGGGAATAAAGTAAAGAACTGGATAGTATTAAATGAGCCTTTTGGCTTCACGGCATTGGGCTATATGCTGGGAGTACATGCACCGGGGAAATTTGGCCTTTCCTATTTCTTACCCGCGGTACATCATGTAGTGCTGGCACAGGCGGAAGGCGGCCGGGTAATACGGGAGGAGGTGAGTGGTGCGAATGTAGGGACTACTTTTTCCTGCTCACAAATCATCCCCTATACCCGCAATGAACAGGATATGCGGGCAGCCCGCCGGGCAGATGCTCTGTTTAACCGTATGTTTATTGAGCCATCCCTGGGGATGGGATATCCGGTAGATGACTTTCCCCTGCTAAAAAGAATTGAACGCCGTTATGCACTGTGGCGCGACTGGGATAAGCTGCCTTTTAATTTTGACTTTATTGGCGTACAGAATTATTTCCCCTTAGTAGTACGCCACAATGCTTTTATGCCTGTTTTAAAGGTAACAGAAGTAAAAGCAAAATACCGGAATGTACCCATGACCAGCCTGGGATGGGAAATAAGCGGAGAGGGGATGTATCATATCATCAGGCAGTTTGCAGCGTATCCGGGTGTGAAAAAGCTGATTGTTACCGAAAGTGGAGCAGCCTTTAATGATATGCTGGAAAACGGGCAAATAAATGATACCGACCGGATCAGCTATTTCCAGGAATACATAGGGGCGGTTTTAAAAGCCAAAAAGGAAGGAGTGCCCGTAGATGGTTATTTTGCCTGGACACTAACGGATAATTTTGAATGGGCCGAGGGATATCGCGCCCGCTTTGGCCTGGTACATGTGAATTTTGAAACTCAGCAAAGGATTATTAAAGCCTCCGGCTATTGGTTCCGGAAGCTGTTAAATGGTATTTAA